From Spodoptera frugiperda isolate SF20-4 chromosome 27, AGI-APGP_CSIRO_Sfru_2.0, whole genome shotgun sequence:
ATTAAGACTGCTGTATTCAAGTAAGCAACGGAAAAGCAGTAAATTACATACTTTAGTGtgggaaaataaatattggataaGATTTATGTGAAACAAATATATATCTAAACTTCTTCTTTCCAATCTATACTTAGCAACAATGAGTCAGCTTTTGTTTTCGGGTCTACCATATATCTACCTACCTAAAGACACAACTTCTATACAAGAAAATAGAAACAACATTTCTTTGGAACAGGTTCCATTACCTATACCAACTTATCCGGGTTCCTCATTAAATATTACCAACCATTTTAAATCGGTGATGACGCAAATACATAATGTTACAATATGTTACCGGACCGACTTGGTGTccacaatattttaatagacGAACATAATTTACATGATGGAACTAGTTCCTGCGACTTTTTTACTCTTTTTCCTACCTAATGTAGCTGTTTTTTAATCAGAATTATATGACTTTATAATTGATTCGATATAAGATTCTTTGACTTTACTAagcagtattttgttttttatggcataagccggtaaacgagcagacggagcacctgatggtaagcaatcgccgccgcccatggacacttgaaacaccagaggcgttacaagtgcgtccaAGTTACAAGTATACAAATAGCGCCTGCAATTTAGTCAGAAACACACAGTATTCTAAGTAGTAACTATTTCTAACAGACTTCGTGTGTGTAATGAACAAGAGAACGACGAAGGCACGTGGACGTGTGGACGTACGCGAAGGAAGTTTTAATTTTCCCCAAAACAATAttctgttatgttattatttctaGATAAGTATAACAGATATTGTAATTGAGTCATCGGCATTAGTCGAACGTTTCCTGGAATTATCAGATACCTAGTGAAAttcagaaataaataatctctGTTAGTATTTATAGGCCAACATTACGAAGGTTGATATAATCTTTTTGAATGACGTTAATTGGATAATTGAttcaatttttattagttttatcgGAAGATACTTACGATATCCGAAGTcgaaatcgaaaattaaatgattGCTTGCATTAATCCGCGGCAAAAtgattacaattaaatttaCAACAAATCGTATTATATGACAAATAAGTAAAGTATTTCATGTTTAGTAAACATGAGTGTACATGAGTCtttaaatattaggtaataCTTTCTGCAGGTTTCATaaggaagaaaaataaaagaactagtttgaatttcattattattcacCTTCTGCCACAGGAGGAGGGATATATTTCAAAAACTTTGCTTTAATAGGTATAGAAAAATAGCCAGTGACATTGTCTCTAAGATGTGCTGCAGCTATTTGCATGAAGGTGACACCATCTGGGATGGGAGATATTATATCCCGAGGCGTGGCGCGGACGTAGAGTGGAGCTCTTAGACCTGGTGGAAGCCAGATCCTCGTTCGAGGAAAGCAGCACCAGCTGGCACCAAGTCGGACTGTATCGTTCCATAATCCACAGCAGTGGAAGAAAATTGTACGGTCACAGCGGTTTGTAATCCTATTTTAAAAGagaatctttaaaaatattatttttcaaatcataAATTACCTTTTTACGTTTTAACCTACCAAAGTCTATGTGTTACTTGATCTTCGTCCAAGACAAAACATAAAGTACTTGGGCTCCATGAAATCTGTAAAGGAAACTTTGGTAAGGGTTGCGGAGGAAGAATCGGTTGCTCGTGCCATGGAGctgttttaatttcaaaatgcaAATCAGTGtcatcttcttcttcttccaTTTCATCCATTACATTTTCTGAGGGTATCTGCAGAACTCGATCATtagtagaatagaatagaagtAAGCCCCAATATACCCAAGTATGATAACTCTAAACTCTCACAAAGAACTCTACAGTATACTTGTCTTATTGTATGAAAACGTatttctacatattatgtataaactaaataacgaagtaaaaaagaattatttgaTATTCATTACACATTACATTACCCGGAACGAcagcaatataataaaacaataacaagtaACACAaagtttgataataatatatgtacttgtacatttaatttagatCTTTAGAATTTTCTATTTACCTTGCGACCCCCAATTTTTGCTCGGGGATTAACAATAATCATAGTTGGAAGCTTGGCTCGAATGATTGACGGTTTCTCGTGTTCTGAGATCTGTGATAATTTAGACATATtcaaagttgtaaaataatttactttgaatTTTCGTAAAGTACTTGATACAAAATATTGCAAGTGGAAGAAGAATGACGTATGACAGAAGTCATAGATAACCACAATTGTAACAAACTATTGGCATTATCGACTAGAGAAAAGTTCAGTCAGGTAAACCTCTTTACTGCTATATCGGATGCGATCACAAAAATAGCtaagattgtaaaaaaatatatttagaaaaaaaatccgctgtaataaataacatgtgAATGAAGGCCAAATAACGCAGAAGATAAATTCTCTAGTTTAGTACACTAGTCTTTACACGTGGATTCGTCTGTTGCGTTGGTTGAAATAAATTGTGTGAACTGAAAGTATCAGTAAAATGTGTTTAATAGTGCATACGTTGTTCTCTGTCTCGTTTTCTTCAGTATTTAAGACCAATATAATGTCTAAGCCGATATTTTGTGTATTCATAAAAATGAATACGTATTGTAGCTAATATACAATCCATGATTGCATCAAGAATCGCCACTAAATTCACCACTTGTTGAATGAAAGACatgaaaacaatacaaatggtgaaggaatgAATGGAATTCTTTtggagtaatttaatgattgaaAACAAATTCTGCTTCGCCGTCTTGGCAGTCAGCGGGTTGGTGGTCAATCGCAGACttatcaaagttaaaaaaaaaaattaaaagaaattgttCAAACAAATACTACTTACAatgtttttgttagtaaatgtTGATATTACTTAATAAACTATAATCCTCCTTTTCACCTTCTTTTAAAAGCACCTTAACTGAgctttttttcagtttgtaaAATCTTTGACATTTATTCCAGACTCCCTTTCACTCAAAGAATACGTTTGTTATACCCATTGTCTGccataaaaatacacatacaaatgaaataaaaattagtctgaATATGTCATGAAACTACTCAGAGTAAAggcattaattttttttgtttacggtATAGGCGTAATGATTTATCCCGTAATTTTACCACTTAGTGCCCATTTCCTACTACGCGATGCTCCACGATATgagattttgttttcaatagCAAAATCTAATTGTTctttatttatcacaaaaagCATTATCACTAACGAATACCCATCTAACGTGAATGTTGTTTAGTCTACTAGCACAAGGTACCTACAACTTCCATAGGGACTCCGGACTAGCCGATTTTTGTGAGGAAAACTAAAGATCTATTATTGAACGTAAACAACGACTGGAAATAGTATTACGCATTGTCTACGAGGAATTGCTTAAAAGCTGCGATCTAGGAGTTATTAATAACAAGCCAAAACAATTAGTCGAGGCGGTGCATGTTATATCTTCCATATGAACAGAACTCACTTAATATTAGCGGCGTAGTGTGTAATATATTGTCGTGAAAGCCGCAGTTGGTAAGACACGGTTGCGCAGTCGCCGCGACGCGTGACGGCGACTCCCGAGGGAGCGGAAGTCTTGCGCACTTCCGGCCGGCGCACACGCCGGAGATCCGGTCCACTTGTACGATCACGACGTTCCACCGACCGACGGTTAAacgaacatttttttaaattaaaaactgatttATTGCTGCCGTCGATCCTCAAAACTCACTAATTACTCACATTACTAACAGTGTTACATGGCACCGACTGGATTGCCGCCCATAAACTACTTCGTTTCGCTGAAAGTACTAAACGGGACTGTAACCCTATTTATAATTGCCACAATTTCACCAAACTTTGTAACCCGACACACACACTGCTAGTTTCGCATGCTATGCACCACTCGCACTAGTTACACACACATAACCAATAAATATCGTCGTGAGTAATCACATAGCTTTGTAATCAGTTTTGTTAGGAATTAAAAGCGTTCCCGTGTAGACTAAACAATGAGATCAGCTGGACCTATTGCGGCTATGGCGTTAACGTCGGCTATTTAGTCGACAAAGACATCGATTCTATTCGGGCCGCCGGGATCGTGTTCAGGTCTGTAAACAAGAGTCAAATTTTCCTTGACTATTGTTATGAAGTGCGTAGTTACGTCGTTCCGATAGAACgagttataaaaaaacttttgaatTTAAAAGCTTGAGAATTTTCATCGGATGAATTTGTAGTGCAATTGACGCGGGGCTTTGATCACGgcgatattattatataggtcAGCACACTGTCTGTCATCCGGAGGGTCATAAACAGCAGTAACAAAGGGATTATAATGAAGGTTTGGAGGAAGTATGATATACACGTAAATATCTCTTCACAGTTGAATGATATTATAGATACAGGTCAAGAGGTTAATTAGATAATCTCATGCGTAAATGATATCGAAATGATTCCCCAGCGGACGTACCTATATGAGTGAATATTTTAAGAGGTGTTGTTATTCGGATGAGTAGATAAATTATCTAACAATGTTTTTATAGTTATTGCCCTTGTTCCGCTATACTCTATAGTGTTGTTCGCCTTGATTGATGGTGGAGCCCTTGACCGACATTCCACCATTCCAGCTATCCTTACACACGTAAagttacacattttattattatttcctttgctccaatttgaattttaaataagtttcaTTGTTTGTCGTGTTACTTGATTGTTTCAGTGTTGCTTTAACGAGGAATGTACCTACTATTGTGATTAGTAGTTCGGCGATTGTCACTGTTTGTAGATGGTTGTTTGGTTGAGTAAAGCCAGAGTTTCCAAGAAAGTAATGGATTGTTTAAGGAGGTGAGGCAACTTGGAGTTAAAGGGGAGGGGGGGATGTACGACGAGGTGAAGTAACGGATGAATGTCCGTGGGAACGGTCGCCACTTCCGCTCCGCTCTGCTCGCTCGCGCCTCGGCACTCTCAGCTATTTCCTTTATGTAGGGTGACGCTGAATGTGATTGAATACTGATATACTTAGCCATATGTACTTGTTTACAAACAAGTATCGTTACCGTAAATATTGTGTAAGGCAGGTCGCTCCCAACCGGccgatctggaagtcattggaaagAAGTGGATGTCTTagagctgatatgatgatgatgatagttatttattatgtttaggtATGCACTAGATACCTATTATTTACATAGTCTTTTTCTTACATGAATGTTGAATGAATTAATGACTGTTTCTCATTGCTTCTCGAGTCATTGTCTCGCGGCCACTCTTAACAAGGTTCCTATGGAATATAGGTACGAGATTTATCCGTCGGTTACGTATCTATTGGAAAGTTTGGTCACCGTGTAGGTTTCATTGGAGCAAAACGTTTGGTTCCACTACATTTATTAACGGCCCGTCTTAGTTGCACAAC
This genomic window contains:
- the LOC118282060 gene encoding uncharacterized protein LOC118282060 isoform X2 translates to MSKLSQISEHEKPSIIRAKLPTMIIVNPRAKIGGRKISWSPSTLCFVLDEDQVTHRLWITNRCDRTIFFHCCGLWNDTVRLGASWCCFPRTRIWLPPGLRAPLYVRATPRDIISPIPDGVTFMQIAAAHLRDNVTGYFSIPIKAKFLKYIPPPVAEGE
- the LOC118282060 gene encoding uncharacterized protein LOC118282060 isoform X1; the encoded protein is MSKLSQISEHEKPSIIRAKLPTMIIVNPRAKIGGRKIPSENVMDEMEEEEDDTDLHFEIKTAPWHEQPILPPQPLPKFPLQISWSPSTLCFVLDEDQVTHRLWITNRCDRTIFFHCCGLWNDTVRLGASWCCFPRTRIWLPPGLRAPLYVRATPRDIISPIPDGVTFMQIAAAHLRDNVTGYFSIPIKAKFLKYIPPPVAEGE